In Salmo trutta chromosome 16, fSalTru1.1, whole genome shotgun sequence, a genomic segment contains:
- the eif4enif1 gene encoding eukaryotic translation initiation factor 4E transporter isoform X2, producing MERDACVEVQENGDTEVVKESTGTSPYRYTKEELLEIKYFPISNERPDCLLDKFDSDGVWDPEKWHASLYPTSECSSPVDGYKDFVDDRILLKRRIADPRERLKEDDLDVVLSPQRRSFGGGCVGNAFPAPTRRPVSPLENKENESLRLGVARRIGSGRIMAARGFEREREPRVEKERDFKDKRFRRDFGDKRVFSERRRNDLEEEPEWFSGGPTSQSETIELIGFDDKILEEDKRRPKRSRKRTDSVREAVECNGGLAEEQVVRDSHSTADQEVPHPEVLPEQTSGDFDFNEFFNLEKTMPGLASMIEDVLGEGPVSASRFSRWFSSNLSPSGSHSSSLRSTPHEELERLAGLDPRCTSPSQGGPVPYFTPIQSVERRDKVDILELLHKAKIDLKPLLSSLNVNKQRLQQSTHSGVVLSLEEVEGGLKGLKVGSELHHQMPRKAHQNQQQGGIGGAGSTSSGTPFMAEHLEQALTGGVGPSAGPTCSRARDPDMSAFNKLVSSMKASGTLPSHPKESQVNSNLNQPLNLAVVPLPEATVPAQQHKIIFQELLGAQGPPHRGSPSLLHSLLGSPSAPPNPGPGPQHSLLQHRGPSPPLFPQRAPSPDYFHGRMHPPAGYPVGPQPMMGEQFPEINRSFSPGPGHGPTLQHQQQMRALSMAVDQADRQALIIQQDLALHAHHAFQTGYNKPPPNKAYQHNRQTRMNRSPGPGPHPAGRNSPGNTVTSMLSPSFVPTSVIRKMYETKEKSRDEPGSRPDSKEGHSQGHSQEDSSSPSSFLDGMDGCGSQSGGVKVCSTPLSSHSQARQHAKDHQERPRPGSTGHHTPTLVSPRSVSPFPRPVYPVPLLSHGHVPMVRPALPQLHPSVLQRMLAQGIQPQQLGPALMQAGIFPQHVDLSQLQGLPSTLLGQPLYPLGATGHPLLLPRASNPMQLALMQQQLQQQQRPMHPTVPGHRSQNHGPHRTNHSQQRVGSPPGVGGAGLAKWFGSDVLQQPLPSMPAKVISVDELEFGPSGVSYNQNSG from the exons ATGGAAAGGGATGCTTGTGTAGAGGTGCAGGAGAATGGTGACACCGAGGTGGTCAAGGAATCAACTGGAACATCCCCTTACAGATATACCAAG GAGGAGCTTTTGGAGATAAAATATTTCCCAATCTCTAATGAAAGGCCAGACTGTCTTTTGGACAAATTTGACAG TGATGGTGTGTGGGACCCTGAGAAGTGGCATGCTTCGCTGTACCCCACCTCGGAGTGCAGCTCTCCTGTGGATGGATATAAGGACTTTGTGGATGATAGGATCCTTCTGAAACGTAGAATTGCAG ATCCCCGTGAGCGACTAAAGGAGGATGACCTGGATGTGGTGCTCAGCCCACAGCGTCGTAGCTTCGGAGGGGGGTGCGTTGGCAACGCTTTTCCTGCACCCACCCGCCGCCCTGTCAGCCCCCTGGAGAATAAGGAGAATGAGAGTCTCCGGCTGGGTGTGGCGCGGCGCATCGGCAGTGGGCGCATCATGGCGGCCCGAGGGTTCGAAAGGGAGAGGGAACCCcgtgtggagaaggagagagacttcAAGGATAAGAGGTTCAGG CGTGACTTTGGGGACAAGCGTGTGTTCAGTGAGAGGAGAAGGAATGACCTGGAGGAGGAGCCGGAGTGGTTCTCAGGGGGCCCGACCAGCCAATCAGAGACCATTGAGCTCATTGGCTTTGATGACAAGATCCTGGAGGAGGACAAGCGCAGACCAAAACGCTCCCGGAAGAGGACAGACTCTGTGAGAGAAG CAGTGGAATGTAATGGTGGGCTGGCAGAGGAGCAAGTAGTGAGAGATTCTCACTCTACAGCAGACCAGGAGGTCCCTCACCCAGAGGTCCTACCAGAGCAGACATCAGGAGACtttgacttcaatgagttcttCAACCTGGAGAAGACCATGCCAGGACTGGCCTCT ATGATAGAGGATGTTCTGGGTGAGGGCCCTGTGTCGGCCAGCCGTTTCAGCCGGTGGTTCTCCAGTAACCTGAGTCCTTCAGGCAGCCACTCCTCCAGCCTGCGCTCCACCCCCCACGAGGAGCTGGAGAGACTGGCCG GGCTGGACCCCCGCTGTACGTCCCCTAGCCAGGGGGGCCCTGTCCCATACTTCACCCCCATCCAGTCAGTGGAGCGTAGGGACAAGGTGGACATCCTGGAGCTGTTACACAAGGCCAAGATAGACTTGaaacccctcctctccagcctcaATGTTAACAAGCAACGCCTACAGCAGAGCA CTCACTCGGGCGTAGTTCTCTCTCtggaggaggtagaggggggCCTGAAGGGGCTGAAAGTGGGCTCTGAGCTGCACCACCAGATGCCTCGAAAGGCCCACCAGAATCAGCAGCAGGGAGGCATCGGCGGCGCAGGCAGCACCAGCAGTGGCACACCCTTCATGGCTGAGCACCTGGAGCAGGCTCTAACAGGCGGTGTAGGTCCCAGTGCAGGGCCCACGTGTTCACGGGCCAGAGACCCTGACATGTCCGCCTTCAACAAGTTGGTCAGCAGCATGAAGGCAAGTGGAACACTGCCCAGCCACCCCAAAGAAAGCCAAGTGAACAGCAAC CTCAATCAGCCCTTGAACCTTGCTGTAGTGCCCCTGCCTGAAGCCACAGTGCCTGCCCAACAGCACAAGATCATATTCCAG GAGCTTCTGGGTGCACAGGGACCTCCCCATAGAggctccccttccctcctccacaGCCTGCTGGGCAGCCCCAGCGCCCCTCCAAACCCTGGCCCTGGTCCTCAACACAGCCTGCTACAGCACAGGGGGCCCTCGCCTCCACTCTTCCCACAGAGGGCTCCCTCTCCTGACTACTTCCATGGGCGCATGCATCCTCCCGCCG GGTACCCTGTTGGTCCACAGCCCATGATGGGGGAGCAGTTCCCAGAGATCAATAGATCCTTCAGCCCTGGTCCAGGACATGGACCCACCCTACAACATCAACAACAG ATGAGGGCGCTGTCCATGGCTGTTGACCAGGCTGACCGGCAGGCTCTGATCATCCAGCAAGACCTGGCTCTCCATGCCCACCACGCCTTCCAGACAGGTTACAACAAACCGCCTCCGAACAAGGCCTACCAACACAACAG ACAAACCAGGATGAACCGATCCCCTGGTCCAGGCCCTCATCCTGCAGGCAGAAACTCCCCTGGCAACACTGTTACCAGCATG CTGTCGCCATCTTTCGTGCCCACGTCTGTGATCCGTAAGATGTACGAGACGAAAGAGAAGAGTCGAGATGAGCCAGGTAGTCGTCCAGACAGCAAGGAGGGTCACTCCCAAGGCCACTCTCAAGAGG ACAGTAGCTCTCCCAGCTCCTTCCTGGATGGGATGGATGGTTGTGGTTCTCAGTCTGGAGGGGTAAAGGTCTGCTCCACCCCCCTGTCCTCCCACTCCCAGGCTCGCCAGCACGCCAAGGACCACCAGGAGCGTCCTAGGCCAGGCTCCACTGGGCACCACACCCCCACCCTGGTGTCCCCCAGGtctgtctctcccttcccccGTCCAGTCTACCCGGTACCGCTACTATCCCATGGACATGTGCCCATGGTGCGCCCTGCTCTGCCCCAGCTCCACCCCAGCGTGCTGCAGAGGATGCTGGCCCAGGGCATCCAGCCACAGCAGCTTGGCCCGGCTCTGATGCAGGCAG GCATATTTCCACAACATGTTGACCTCTCACAGCTTCAGGGGTTGCCCTCTACCCTACTCGGACAACCCCTCTACCCCCTAGGAGCAACGGGACATCCTCTCTTACTTCCCAGAGCCAGCAATCCCATGCAGCTAGCGCTCATGCAGCAGCAACTCCAGCAGCAACAGAGACCAA TGCATCCAACAGTCCCAGGCCACCGGTCACAGAACCACGGCCCTCATCGGACGAACCACTCCCAGCAACGTGTGGGTAGCCCTCCTGGCGTGGGGGGAGCTGGCCTGGCCAAGTGGTTTGGCTCAGATGTGCTGCAGCAGCCCCTTCCTTCCATGCCTGCTAAAGTCATAAGTGTAGACGAACTCGAGTTTGGGCCCTCAGGAGTTTCATACAACCAGAATTCTGGATAA
- the eif4enif1 gene encoding eukaryotic translation initiation factor 4E transporter isoform X1: MERDACVEVQENGDTEVVKESTGTSPYRYTKEELLEIKYFPISNERPDCLLDKFDSDGVWDPEKWHASLYPTSECSSPVDGYKDFVDDRILLKRRIADPRERLKEDDLDVVLSPQRRSFGGGCVGNAFPAPTRRPVSPLENKENESLRLGVARRIGSGRIMAARGFEREREPRVEKERDFKDKRFRRDFGDKRVFSERRRNDLEEEPEWFSGGPTSQSETIELIGFDDKILEEDKRRPKRSRKRTDSVREAVECNGGLAEEQVVRDSHSTADQEVPHPEVLPEQTSGDFDFNEFFNLEKTMPGLASVSPGQHCMFKMIEDVLGEGPVSASRFSRWFSSNLSPSGSHSSSLRSTPHEELERLAGLDPRCTSPSQGGPVPYFTPIQSVERRDKVDILELLHKAKIDLKPLLSSLNVNKQRLQQSTHSGVVLSLEEVEGGLKGLKVGSELHHQMPRKAHQNQQQGGIGGAGSTSSGTPFMAEHLEQALTGGVGPSAGPTCSRARDPDMSAFNKLVSSMKASGTLPSHPKESQVNSNLNQPLNLAVVPLPEATVPAQQHKIIFQELLGAQGPPHRGSPSLLHSLLGSPSAPPNPGPGPQHSLLQHRGPSPPLFPQRAPSPDYFHGRMHPPAGYPVGPQPMMGEQFPEINRSFSPGPGHGPTLQHQQQMRALSMAVDQADRQALIIQQDLALHAHHAFQTGYNKPPPNKAYQHNRQTRMNRSPGPGPHPAGRNSPGNTVTSMLSPSFVPTSVIRKMYETKEKSRDEPGSRPDSKEGHSQGHSQEDSSSPSSFLDGMDGCGSQSGGVKVCSTPLSSHSQARQHAKDHQERPRPGSTGHHTPTLVSPRSVSPFPRPVYPVPLLSHGHVPMVRPALPQLHPSVLQRMLAQGIQPQQLGPALMQAGIFPQHVDLSQLQGLPSTLLGQPLYPLGATGHPLLLPRASNPMQLALMQQQLQQQQRPMHPTVPGHRSQNHGPHRTNHSQQRVGSPPGVGGAGLAKWFGSDVLQQPLPSMPAKVISVDELEFGPSGVSYNQNSG, from the exons ATGGAAAGGGATGCTTGTGTAGAGGTGCAGGAGAATGGTGACACCGAGGTGGTCAAGGAATCAACTGGAACATCCCCTTACAGATATACCAAG GAGGAGCTTTTGGAGATAAAATATTTCCCAATCTCTAATGAAAGGCCAGACTGTCTTTTGGACAAATTTGACAG TGATGGTGTGTGGGACCCTGAGAAGTGGCATGCTTCGCTGTACCCCACCTCGGAGTGCAGCTCTCCTGTGGATGGATATAAGGACTTTGTGGATGATAGGATCCTTCTGAAACGTAGAATTGCAG ATCCCCGTGAGCGACTAAAGGAGGATGACCTGGATGTGGTGCTCAGCCCACAGCGTCGTAGCTTCGGAGGGGGGTGCGTTGGCAACGCTTTTCCTGCACCCACCCGCCGCCCTGTCAGCCCCCTGGAGAATAAGGAGAATGAGAGTCTCCGGCTGGGTGTGGCGCGGCGCATCGGCAGTGGGCGCATCATGGCGGCCCGAGGGTTCGAAAGGGAGAGGGAACCCcgtgtggagaaggagagagacttcAAGGATAAGAGGTTCAGG CGTGACTTTGGGGACAAGCGTGTGTTCAGTGAGAGGAGAAGGAATGACCTGGAGGAGGAGCCGGAGTGGTTCTCAGGGGGCCCGACCAGCCAATCAGAGACCATTGAGCTCATTGGCTTTGATGACAAGATCCTGGAGGAGGACAAGCGCAGACCAAAACGCTCCCGGAAGAGGACAGACTCTGTGAGAGAAG CAGTGGAATGTAATGGTGGGCTGGCAGAGGAGCAAGTAGTGAGAGATTCTCACTCTACAGCAGACCAGGAGGTCCCTCACCCAGAGGTCCTACCAGAGCAGACATCAGGAGACtttgacttcaatgagttcttCAACCTGGAGAAGACCATGCCAGGACTGGCCTCTGTAAGTCCTGGGCAGCACTGCATGTTtaag ATGATAGAGGATGTTCTGGGTGAGGGCCCTGTGTCGGCCAGCCGTTTCAGCCGGTGGTTCTCCAGTAACCTGAGTCCTTCAGGCAGCCACTCCTCCAGCCTGCGCTCCACCCCCCACGAGGAGCTGGAGAGACTGGCCG GGCTGGACCCCCGCTGTACGTCCCCTAGCCAGGGGGGCCCTGTCCCATACTTCACCCCCATCCAGTCAGTGGAGCGTAGGGACAAGGTGGACATCCTGGAGCTGTTACACAAGGCCAAGATAGACTTGaaacccctcctctccagcctcaATGTTAACAAGCAACGCCTACAGCAGAGCA CTCACTCGGGCGTAGTTCTCTCTCtggaggaggtagaggggggCCTGAAGGGGCTGAAAGTGGGCTCTGAGCTGCACCACCAGATGCCTCGAAAGGCCCACCAGAATCAGCAGCAGGGAGGCATCGGCGGCGCAGGCAGCACCAGCAGTGGCACACCCTTCATGGCTGAGCACCTGGAGCAGGCTCTAACAGGCGGTGTAGGTCCCAGTGCAGGGCCCACGTGTTCACGGGCCAGAGACCCTGACATGTCCGCCTTCAACAAGTTGGTCAGCAGCATGAAGGCAAGTGGAACACTGCCCAGCCACCCCAAAGAAAGCCAAGTGAACAGCAAC CTCAATCAGCCCTTGAACCTTGCTGTAGTGCCCCTGCCTGAAGCCACAGTGCCTGCCCAACAGCACAAGATCATATTCCAG GAGCTTCTGGGTGCACAGGGACCTCCCCATAGAggctccccttccctcctccacaGCCTGCTGGGCAGCCCCAGCGCCCCTCCAAACCCTGGCCCTGGTCCTCAACACAGCCTGCTACAGCACAGGGGGCCCTCGCCTCCACTCTTCCCACAGAGGGCTCCCTCTCCTGACTACTTCCATGGGCGCATGCATCCTCCCGCCG GGTACCCTGTTGGTCCACAGCCCATGATGGGGGAGCAGTTCCCAGAGATCAATAGATCCTTCAGCCCTGGTCCAGGACATGGACCCACCCTACAACATCAACAACAG ATGAGGGCGCTGTCCATGGCTGTTGACCAGGCTGACCGGCAGGCTCTGATCATCCAGCAAGACCTGGCTCTCCATGCCCACCACGCCTTCCAGACAGGTTACAACAAACCGCCTCCGAACAAGGCCTACCAACACAACAG ACAAACCAGGATGAACCGATCCCCTGGTCCAGGCCCTCATCCTGCAGGCAGAAACTCCCCTGGCAACACTGTTACCAGCATG CTGTCGCCATCTTTCGTGCCCACGTCTGTGATCCGTAAGATGTACGAGACGAAAGAGAAGAGTCGAGATGAGCCAGGTAGTCGTCCAGACAGCAAGGAGGGTCACTCCCAAGGCCACTCTCAAGAGG ACAGTAGCTCTCCCAGCTCCTTCCTGGATGGGATGGATGGTTGTGGTTCTCAGTCTGGAGGGGTAAAGGTCTGCTCCACCCCCCTGTCCTCCCACTCCCAGGCTCGCCAGCACGCCAAGGACCACCAGGAGCGTCCTAGGCCAGGCTCCACTGGGCACCACACCCCCACCCTGGTGTCCCCCAGGtctgtctctcccttcccccGTCCAGTCTACCCGGTACCGCTACTATCCCATGGACATGTGCCCATGGTGCGCCCTGCTCTGCCCCAGCTCCACCCCAGCGTGCTGCAGAGGATGCTGGCCCAGGGCATCCAGCCACAGCAGCTTGGCCCGGCTCTGATGCAGGCAG GCATATTTCCACAACATGTTGACCTCTCACAGCTTCAGGGGTTGCCCTCTACCCTACTCGGACAACCCCTCTACCCCCTAGGAGCAACGGGACATCCTCTCTTACTTCCCAGAGCCAGCAATCCCATGCAGCTAGCGCTCATGCAGCAGCAACTCCAGCAGCAACAGAGACCAA TGCATCCAACAGTCCCAGGCCACCGGTCACAGAACCACGGCCCTCATCGGACGAACCACTCCCAGCAACGTGTGGGTAGCCCTCCTGGCGTGGGGGGAGCTGGCCTGGCCAAGTGGTTTGGCTCAGATGTGCTGCAGCAGCCCCTTCCTTCCATGCCTGCTAAAGTCATAAGTGTAGACGAACTCGAGTTTGGGCCCTCAGGAGTTTCATACAACCAGAATTCTGGATAA